The genomic window tttggacttggatgccatgagacaGGAGGGGGTTTCAGGGGAGCCTACTGGATTTGGTGCTAGAGATGACCAGGGGTCTGCAGGTCTCACagagtttcaggttggtcagcagtttcaggataaagatgaggctgTGTTAAGTGTGAAGATGTATAGCATCCAACGCGGGGTACAGTACAAAGTGGTGGAGTctgactatcgccggtatgtTGGGAAGTGTTctcgggaatgggtgcacatggttgattaggctaagtctccggcagcgcaagggTATTTGGGAGGTAAAATGGTACAACGAACCACAAACGTGTTTCGCGATGTCCATCTCTAGCGATCACAGGAGTCTGGATTATCATGTGCTCTCGGAATTCATCATGCCAATGGTTAGAGCTTATGCATCCGTCAGTATTAAGGTGCTCCTGAATGCGACGGCGGCACACTTTGGGTTCAGTTCGAGTGGAATAAGCATGACTCTCGAATCCCAAGGTACATCTCAAGTGACAGAAATCTCTTACCATGCTGATCCCACCAATCCAAGAAGTCATTTGAAGGACCTGGGTCTGCCACAACATCAAACCGGATGCGAACTTTGAAAGGTTACTTAATTAAAAAAAGGTGGTTCGTATACTTACATCCTTAGCCTATAACAGGTCTATCCTTAGTCTCCACATCTGCACTCGAGGTCCCTTCTCGCTAGCAGAAGGATTGTGACCTGACCACCTGCAACTCACATCGGTGGTATAAAGAAACCAAAGTATCACCACATAGTATAACATTATAAGCGGACAtggaataaaataatttttgacaaaatagaaaaaaatgataACAGTACCTTGAGGCCAAGGGCC from Arachis ipaensis cultivar K30076 chromosome B09, Araip1.1, whole genome shotgun sequence includes these protein-coding regions:
- the LOC107616480 gene encoding uncharacterized protein LOC107616480; this translates as MASKESFVVPKTSYDEFVNSILQKLGLQGVKRVLFHCRRQFPEVRTPELLAKLVDVVSSSRGSNRNTHTIGTIAGSSSRPVGASSFVLVNEPPVEHVASPSFAVDLNYSGGGEVGIVDVVPTSLQCAAPAGLDDGLLDDVDDDDVEPDIIADDSGDDIGASDPEGVSGEPTGFGARDDQGSAGLTEFQVGQQFQDKDEAVLSVKMYSIQRGVQYKVVESDYRRLSLRQRKGIWEVKWYNEPQTCFAMSISSDHRSLDYHVLSEFIMPMVRAYASVSIKVLLNATAAHFGFSSSGISMTLESQGTSQVTEISYHADPTNPRSHLKDLGLPQHQTGCEL